The Acomys russatus chromosome 1, mAcoRus1.1, whole genome shotgun sequence genome has a window encoding:
- the LOC127193580 gene encoding serine protease inhibitor A3F-like gives MAGISPSNLSHTAGISGRNTLVQEDKGNGTQVNSLPLDSSNTDFAFSLYKELVLKTPEENVVFSPFSISAALAVLSLGANSNTLKEILEGLKFSLTENPETDFHRGFGHLLHMLSQPGDQVQISTGSAMVIEKHLQILAEFKEKARALYQAEALMADFQQPQEAKNLINDYVRKQTQGKIKELISQLDRRTSMVLVNYIYFKGKWKMPFDPRDTFESQFHLDEKRSVMVPMMKIEDLTTPYFRDEELSCSVVELKYTGNASALFILPDQGKMQQVEASLQPETLRKWKDSMRPRIIGELYLPRFSISTDYTLEEILPELGIREVFSSQADLSRITGDKNLHVSQVVHKAVMDVAEKGTEAAAATGIKLVPCCGKIRSMIVRFNRPFLMIVCHTNSQVILFMAKVTNPKV, from the exons ATGGCTGGAATCTCACCTAGTAACCTCAGCCACACAGCTGGAATATCAGGGAGGAACACTTTAGTccaggaagacaaaggaaatggGACACAAGTGAATAGTCTGCCACTGGACTCCAGCAACACTGACTTTGCCTTCAGCCTCTACAAAGAGCTGGTTTTGAAGACGCCAGAGGAAAatgttgttttttcccctttcagtaTCTCAGCTgcattggctgtcctgtccttggGAGCAAACAGCAACACCCTTAAAGAGATCCTGGAAGGTCTCAAGTTCAGTCTCACAGAGAACCCTGAGACAGACTTCCACCGGGGCTTTGGGCACCTCCTGCACATGCTCAGCCAGCCAGGGGACCAGGTGCAGATCAGCACAGGCAGCGCCATGGTTATTGAAAAGCACCTGCAGATCCTGGCAGAGTTCAAGGAGAAGGCAAGGGCTCTGTACCAGGCTGAAGCCCTCATGGCCGACTTCCAGCAGCCTCAAGAGGCCAAAAATCTCATCAATGACTATGTGAGAAAACAGACCCAGGGGAAGATCAAGGAACTCATCTCACAACTAGATAGGAGGACATCCATGGTGCTGGTGAATTACATCTACTTTAAAG GCAAATGGAAGATGCCCTTTGACCCTCGTGACACATTTGAGTCCCAGTTCCACTTGGATGAGAAGAGGTCTGTGATGGTGCCCATGATGAAAATTGAGGACCTGACCACACCCTACTTCCGGGATGAGGAGCTGTCCTGCTCTGTGGTGGAGCTGAAGTACACAGGCAATGCCAGCGCCCTGTTCATCCTTCCTGACCAGGGCAAGATGCAGCAGGTGGAAGCCAGCTTGCAGCCAGAGACCCTGAGGAAATGGAAGGACTCTATGAGGCCCAG GATAATCGGTGAGCTCTACCTGCCCAGGTTCTCCATCTCCACTGACTACACCTTGGAGGAAATCCTCCCTGAGCTGGGAATCAGGGAAGTCTTCTCCTCACAGGCTGATCTGTCTCGGATAACAGGAGACAAGAATCTGCACGTCTCTCAG GTGGTCCACAAGGCCGTGATGGATGTGGCTGAGAAAGGcacagaagcagctgctgctACGGGAATCAAACTAGTCCCATGTTGTGGAAAAATAAGAAGTATGATTGTGCGTTTCAACAGACCGTTCCTCATGATTGTCTGTCACACTAACAGTCAGGTTATCCTCTTTATGGCGAAAGTCACCAACCCCAAGGTGTGA